The stretch of DNA ATTCTATGAGACGTGGTTTTGTGTCAATGGAAAATAAATTCATGCACTGGAAATTCGTATTTCTTGAAGTTTGTACCGAAGCCATTGCAATGCTGCGGCCTAAAAACGAGGCAGAAAAAGAGATGATTTTATCTGCCCTAGAAGAGATTGCAGAAATGGATTATTTGGATCCGGCAAGTAGGATAGCAAGGCATGTGCTTGATAACCGTGAAATAGTTATATCTGCAGAGCCTAGAAAAGCTGAAGATTATCAAGTATTGTTAAAATATTTTGAAGCCAGGAATACCTATAAAGTCTATACTTATGCCGCTGCACGAGGTGATAGCTTAGCCCTCATATCTCTTCCATGGAAGAATGGTGAGCCTCAGGATATTCCTATAGGTATAGAGTACAGTCCTTCATTGATATATCGCGAAGACGACATTACTATTGAGAAATACTATCCCGATTATCCACAATTTCTACCAGAATAATAAAGCATTATTCCGTTTATTATGAATCAAGCTTACAATGCATAAGAGAAAGCGGCATATCTTTGATATATACCGTCTTATCTATGACAAATCCTTCTCGACAATAAAATCCATAGGCAGGCGAGTTTTTAGCAACTTCTAGAGTGATTCCTGCATACCCCTTGTCCTTGCCAAATTTATAAAGGTGGCTCATCATGGCACGACCCAAACCTCCCTTTTGGAATGAAGGCGAAGTTCCCAGCAGTAATAATTCGAGATGGGGCTCCGTGCGTTTAGGTTTAGAGGCATTTATCCGTAGAAAAGCTAATGCCAGACTCCACCCCAAGATACGAACAAAAGACAAAGTACAACGCAGTGCATCCAATAAACTGGGTTCATCGGTGCTGCTTAAAGTTAATGCCGTGCACGCCAGATTATTGCCACTATCCTTTATACCATGAATGCAGGTTGATTTTTTCGAGCCGAATTCATCAAACATAAAGCGGAACAGAGCTTGTGTAGTCTTATGAGACGTACCAGGAGGAAGCATAGGATGCTCTTTAAAAGCCTCGCAAATAAGAGATAAGGCAGATTCTCGCTCGGAAGAGTTTAATTGTTTGATTTCTATATCTTTATATGATTTTTCATGCATCATTTATTCTTTCCAATGCTCCGGTTTATTCAATTCATCAGCACAAATTATTTTCCCTTTATCCAGCGGAAATCCGTCTGTATTCAATGACTGAACCATCCATGCATTTGCATGCTTTTCAGGAATTGGATATGGAGCAGAAAAA from Candidatus Kaelpia aquatica encodes:
- a CDS encoding GNAT family N-acetyltransferase; amino-acid sequence: MMHEKSYKDIEIKQLNSSERESALSLICEAFKEHPMLPPGTSHKTTQALFRFMFDEFGSKKSTCIHGIKDSGNNLACTALTLSSTDEPSLLDALRCTLSFVRILGWSLALAFLRINASKPKRTEPHLELLLLGTSPSFQKGGLGRAMMSHLYKFGKDKGYAGITLEVAKNSPAYGFYCREGFVIDKTVYIKDMPLSLMHCKLDS